From the genome of Hydrogenophilus thermoluteolus, one region includes:
- the cobO gene encoding cob(I)yrinic acid a,c-diamide adenosyltransferase, producing the protein MADAPERALATPAPTQTDATEARHQARMARKKAVIDQKIAAAKTERGVVLVHTGPGKGKSTAAFGLLARALGHGLRAVVVQFVKGRSDTGEEAFFRRQANVTWVVSGEGFTWETQSRARDVAAAEAGWHAAETALADPTVGLVVLDELNIVLKYRYLPLERVLTALANRPAMQHVVITGRGAPPELLAAADTVTEMRLVKHAFQAGVAAMPGVEF; encoded by the coding sequence ATGGCAGACGCACCCGAACGGGCGCTGGCAACGCCAGCGCCCACGCAAACCGATGCAACCGAAGCGCGCCACCAGGCGCGGATGGCGCGCAAAAAAGCGGTAATCGACCAGAAGATCGCTGCGGCGAAAACCGAACGCGGTGTGGTGTTGGTCCATACGGGGCCAGGCAAAGGGAAATCGACCGCGGCGTTTGGGTTGCTGGCGCGGGCGCTCGGTCATGGCTTGCGTGCCGTCGTCGTGCAGTTCGTGAAGGGGCGAAGCGACACGGGCGAAGAGGCCTTTTTCCGGCGGCAGGCGAACGTCACCTGGGTGGTGAGCGGCGAAGGGTTTACCTGGGAGACGCAGAGTCGAGCGCGCGATGTCGCGGCGGCAGAAGCGGGGTGGCATGCAGCCGAAACGGCGCTGGCGGACCCTACGGTTGGTCTCGTGGTGCTCGACGAACTCAATATCGTGCTGAAGTACCGCTACCTGCCGCTCGAGCGGGTGTTGACGGCGCTCGCCAACCGTCCGGCGATGCAGCACGTGGTGATCACGGGGCGCGGCGCGCCGCCGGAACTGCTCGCCGCTGCCGATACGGTGACCGAGATGCGGCTCGTGAAGCATGCGTTTCAGGCGGGCGTTGCCGCGATGCCGGGGGTGGAGTTTTGA
- a CDS encoding precorrin-8X methylmutase, translated as MTNPLPTPRVTEQLTAAGAAIEHESFAIIDREVGAHAYPAHEWPVVRRMIHASADFEMNGLVQFHPEAVSAAIAAIRRGASFIVDVEMIRVGLSKPRLQHFGIEVHEFISDPEVIAAAKAANTTRAVMAMRRAAEQGLLAGSVVAIGNAPTALLEVVRLMEAGQAQPAVVLGMPVGFVSAAESKEALIASNRAPWIVVRGRKGGSTLVVAALHALMALAETADSER; from the coding sequence ATGACGAACCCGTTACCCACTCCGCGTGTTACCGAACAACTTACCGCTGCCGGTGCCGCAATCGAGCACGAATCGTTCGCGATCATCGACCGTGAAGTGGGCGCCCACGCCTACCCTGCGCACGAATGGCCCGTGGTGCGACGCATGATCCACGCCTCGGCCGACTTCGAAATGAACGGGCTTGTGCAGTTTCATCCCGAGGCGGTCTCCGCCGCGATCGCAGCGATACGGCGCGGCGCCTCCTTCATCGTCGACGTCGAGATGATCCGTGTTGGGCTCTCGAAACCTCGGCTACAGCACTTCGGCATCGAAGTGCATGAGTTCATCTCGGATCCCGAAGTGATCGCCGCGGCAAAAGCGGCGAATACCACACGTGCGGTGATGGCGATGCGCCGTGCCGCCGAACAGGGCCTCTTGGCCGGTTCGGTCGTCGCGATCGGGAACGCCCCCACCGCGCTCCTCGAAGTGGTTCGACTCATGGAAGCCGGGCAAGCACAGCCGGCGGTGGTCCTGGGTATGCCTGTCGGGTTCGTCTCCGCCGCCGAATCGAAAGAGGCACTGATTGCCAGCAACCGTGCCCCGTGGATCGTCGTGCGCGGGCGCAAAGGGGGATCGACGTTGGTGGTTGCGGCACTTCACGCATTGATGGCGCTCGCGGAAACGGCGGATTCGGAACGCTGA
- a CDS encoding TonB-dependent receptor plug domain-containing protein, which yields MRRQPIITLFVALVSLPATAQQTLPAITVTDKAIEDGGNALALTPENIRSLRARHQTTTALLSELPGVTTLAGGALSPLPVVRGLADERLRVTIDGADLTATCPNHMNTPLSYTSPTNIEQLTLYPSVTPVSVGGDAIGGAVVVERRKAPFASDSTPVRGGEAGATYRSNGNGKAADFAAWYGTETFAAQYQGSFAESDNLRAGSPFKNYRFTGRAGHTLDTDAIGSTAYQVRNHAVDFGWKSGEHEVRAEVGLQQQPYQFYPNQRMDLLDNEEKRAALAYRGRFAWGTLEAQLYHETVDHFMDFGADKRYWYGMASGGPTAVDGSPCAPLGFTCAAGMPMYASSTTDGAKVKATVALDTASLVRVGGEWNRYTLDDWWPPSGSGMWPDIFWNIRNGERERTALFAEWERAISPTWRTTLGARIEQVTTDADPVHGYANSDGTAPRFTYQLRDSTAFNTSDRSRSDTLWNLVWSNSWQLSPEWSAALDLAHQSRAPSLYERYPWSTWQMAALMNNFVGDGNGYIGNLDLKPEQAYTAAARLAWQASDQGWRIEWRPYLTVIEDYIDAVQWDATANAPRATPVTNRFTVLKYVNQRAKLYGHELTLRGPLARNGWGAWAFAATLACSRGSNTETGDNLYGVMPRNVKLTLDQTRGQWQQRFIVEAVERKSRTNRIRNEIPTAGYALLHWQGSLTLSNAVTWHFGIDNVFDRSYAHPLGGAYIGQGTTMTNPTPPNVPQWGTPVPGPGRTLWTSLRVRF from the coding sequence ATGCGTAGGCAACCCATCATCACCCTCTTCGTAGCATTGGTTTCCCTGCCTGCTACAGCCCAACAGACACTTCCTGCGATCACGGTCACGGACAAGGCGATCGAAGACGGCGGCAACGCGCTCGCCTTGACCCCGGAAAATATCCGTTCGCTACGCGCTCGGCATCAAACCACCACAGCGCTGCTCAGCGAATTGCCTGGCGTCACGACCCTGGCTGGCGGAGCCCTTTCGCCGCTACCGGTAGTGCGCGGGTTGGCCGACGAACGGCTTCGGGTGACGATCGATGGTGCAGATCTCACCGCAACCTGCCCCAACCATATGAATACGCCGCTCTCTTACACGTCGCCCACGAATATCGAACAGCTCACCCTCTACCCGAGCGTCACCCCCGTTTCGGTGGGCGGCGACGCGATCGGCGGCGCGGTGGTGGTGGAACGGCGCAAAGCGCCATTCGCGAGCGACTCAACGCCCGTTCGTGGTGGCGAAGCGGGCGCCACCTACCGCAGCAACGGCAACGGAAAAGCGGCCGACTTCGCTGCTTGGTACGGCACCGAGACCTTCGCAGCGCAATACCAGGGCAGTTTTGCCGAAAGCGACAACCTGCGCGCTGGCAGCCCCTTCAAAAACTACCGCTTTACTGGACGAGCTGGCCACACCTTGGATACCGACGCAATCGGCTCAACTGCCTACCAGGTACGCAACCACGCCGTCGACTTCGGCTGGAAGAGCGGCGAACACGAGGTACGTGCCGAAGTGGGGCTGCAGCAGCAACCCTACCAGTTCTACCCCAACCAACGGATGGATCTTTTGGACAACGAAGAGAAGCGCGCCGCGTTGGCCTACCGCGGCCGTTTTGCGTGGGGAACGCTTGAAGCACAGCTCTACCATGAGACGGTCGACCACTTCATGGATTTCGGCGCAGACAAACGCTACTGGTACGGGATGGCGTCAGGCGGCCCAACCGCCGTTGACGGTTCCCCGTGCGCCCCCCTCGGTTTCACCTGCGCCGCCGGGATGCCGATGTACGCGTCGAGCACCACCGACGGCGCGAAGGTCAAAGCGACGGTCGCACTCGATACCGCGTCGCTTGTGCGCGTAGGCGGTGAGTGGAACCGCTACACCCTGGACGACTGGTGGCCTCCCTCGGGTAGCGGGATGTGGCCCGACATCTTCTGGAACATCCGCAACGGAGAGCGGGAACGGACCGCACTCTTTGCCGAATGGGAACGCGCCATCAGCCCGACGTGGCGCACCACACTCGGGGCACGAATCGAGCAAGTCACCACCGACGCCGATCCGGTACACGGCTACGCCAACAGCGACGGCACCGCGCCACGCTTCACTTATCAACTGCGCGACAGTACCGCGTTCAATACAAGCGACCGCTCCCGCAGCGACACCCTCTGGAACCTGGTTTGGTCCAACAGTTGGCAACTCTCGCCGGAATGGAGCGCAGCGCTCGACCTGGCGCATCAGAGCCGCGCACCGAGCCTCTATGAGCGCTACCCGTGGAGCACCTGGCAAATGGCGGCGCTCATGAACAATTTCGTCGGCGACGGTAACGGCTACATCGGCAACCTCGATCTGAAGCCGGAGCAGGCCTACACTGCTGCAGCACGCCTGGCTTGGCAAGCAAGCGACCAAGGGTGGCGCATCGAGTGGCGCCCCTACCTCACCGTGATCGAAGACTACATCGACGCCGTGCAGTGGGACGCCACCGCCAACGCCCCCCGCGCCACCCCCGTCACCAACCGGTTCACGGTACTCAAATATGTGAACCAACGGGCGAAGCTCTACGGGCATGAGTTGACGCTACGCGGGCCCCTTGCCCGCAACGGCTGGGGCGCTTGGGCGTTTGCCGCAACGCTCGCGTGTAGCCGCGGCAGCAATACCGAAACGGGCGACAACCTCTACGGGGTGATGCCGCGCAACGTCAAGCTCACGCTTGACCAGACGCGTGGGCAGTGGCAACAGCGTTTCATCGTCGAAGCGGTCGAACGCAAATCGCGGACCAACCGCATACGCAACGAAATTCCGACAGCGGGCTACGCGCTGCTTCACTGGCAAGGGAGCCTGACGCTCTCCAACGCCGTGACGTGGCATTTCGGCATCGACAACGTGTTCGACCGCTCTTACGCCCACCCGCTTGGCGGCGCCTACATTGGTCAAGGGACGACGATGACCAACCCGACGCCCCCCAACGTGCCGCAGTGGGGTACCCCAGTCCCTGGCCCTGGGCGTACCCTGTGGACCAGTCTGCGCGTGCGCTTCTGA
- a CDS encoding copper chaperone PCu(A)C: MTRFVVRRNLLAWLVVGAVAGVTATAHAQAPVTITDPWVRATVPGQKATGAFLQITAHEAVTLVGGKTPVAPVVEIHEMKMVGDRMQMRALPNGLAIGAGQTVALEPGGYHVMLIDLPKAVEVGQKVPLTLTFTTTNGERLDVDIEAEVRPLGRMGRPMSHGGLGHGPQR, from the coding sequence ATGACACGTTTTGTGGTTCGCCGTAATCTGTTGGCTTGGCTGGTGGTTGGCGCAGTGGCTGGGGTGACCGCCACGGCACACGCACAAGCGCCAGTGACGATAACCGATCCGTGGGTACGGGCGACGGTACCTGGTCAGAAAGCCACCGGCGCGTTCCTGCAAATCACCGCGCACGAAGCGGTGACGCTGGTGGGCGGCAAGACACCGGTTGCCCCGGTGGTGGAGATCCACGAAATGAAGATGGTAGGCGACCGCATGCAGATGCGCGCGCTCCCCAATGGCTTGGCGATTGGAGCTGGGCAGACGGTTGCGCTCGAGCCCGGTGGTTACCACGTGATGTTGATCGATTTGCCGAAAGCGGTCGAGGTGGGGCAGAAGGTTCCCCTCACCTTGACGTTTACCACGACCAACGGAGAGCGATTGGACGTCGATATCGAGGCGGAAGTCCGCCCGCTGGGGCGGATGGGACGCCCGATGTCGCACGGAGGGCTTGGCCATGGGCCTCAGCGTTGA
- a CDS encoding helix-turn-helix domain-containing protein, whose amino-acid sequence MGLSVEALLGGSVESVAATVPAHPLKQAHATRHAERAHEGALLRSGSALARLQRLRRLLDRAAPGAPWPRLRDIAAITGLQVETVSRLLSRERGRIVASCS is encoded by the coding sequence ATGGGCCTCAGCGTTGAAGCGCTTCTTGGGGGGTCGGTCGAGTCGGTCGCAGCTACGGTACCCGCTCATCCTCTGAAGCAGGCGCATGCCACGCGCCACGCCGAACGGGCGCACGAAGGGGCGCTCTTGCGCTCAGGTTCGGCGCTCGCGCGGCTCCAACGGTTGCGCAGGCTGCTCGACCGTGCTGCACCGGGGGCGCCGTGGCCAAGGCTGCGCGACATCGCCGCGATCACTGGGTTGCAGGTGGAGACGGTCTCGCGCCTCCTGTCACGAGAGCGTGGTAGGATTGTCGCTTCGTGTTCGTGA
- a CDS encoding sirohydrochlorin chelatase: protein MSPSANPVVLIVGHGSREPAGNHEVEQFAAAARKRHPHHTILTCFIEFAEVLLPEGLAHAAQTARAAAPEAATVLVIPLIINAAGHVKMEIPQAVAQAARAFPDVTFTITPQVGTGDELFAALQGERKRAMRRLAMPDPQTTGVILLGRGSSDPGANAELAKLARRLFEATDHELVDLAFTGVTYPRLERVAQRFVTWGMTQIIVLPVYLFTGVLIERIRAQVARLERQYPTVAWALGDYLGFRPEIAAWFDGLLTQPHETLPTLACTGCKYRTFALAHGLGHHHHDHHDHHLHHHRGVHEPHDHPHHKNGPDLHFHTEQLQEQV, encoded by the coding sequence GTGAGCCCTTCCGCCAACCCCGTCGTCCTCATCGTCGGCCACGGTTCGCGTGAACCCGCAGGCAACCATGAAGTCGAGCAGTTCGCCGCAGCCGCCCGCAAACGCCATCCGCACCACACCATCCTCACCTGCTTCATCGAGTTTGCCGAAGTGCTTTTGCCCGAAGGGTTGGCCCATGCTGCCCAAACCGCACGCGCGGCAGCCCCAGAGGCAGCGACAGTTTTGGTAATCCCCCTCATCATCAACGCCGCGGGTCACGTCAAGATGGAGATCCCGCAAGCCGTCGCCCAAGCCGCACGCGCCTTTCCCGACGTCACATTCACCATCACCCCGCAAGTGGGAACCGGCGACGAACTCTTTGCCGCGCTTCAAGGCGAACGCAAGCGTGCGATGCGCCGCCTGGCGATGCCCGATCCGCAGACCACAGGGGTGATCCTATTGGGGCGCGGTTCGAGTGACCCCGGGGCAAATGCCGAATTGGCGAAACTCGCGCGACGCCTTTTCGAAGCGACCGACCACGAACTGGTCGACCTCGCCTTCACCGGTGTCACCTACCCGCGGCTGGAACGGGTTGCGCAGCGCTTCGTCACCTGGGGCATGACCCAGATCATCGTGCTGCCGGTCTATCTCTTCACCGGCGTTTTGATCGAACGGATCCGCGCGCAGGTGGCGCGTCTCGAGCGGCAATATCCCACCGTCGCGTGGGCGCTTGGTGATTACCTCGGGTTTCGCCCTGAGATCGCCGCCTGGTTCGACGGACTCCTCACCCAACCGCACGAAACGCTGCCGACGCTCGCCTGCACCGGGTGCAAATACCGCACATTTGCGCTCGCACACGGGCTTGGCCATCATCACCACGATCATCACGACCACCATCTCCACCACCACCGTGGCGTTCACGAACCCCACGACCACCCCCATCACAAAAACGGCCCCGATCTCCACTTCCACACTGAGCAACTCCAGGAACAAGTATGA
- a CDS encoding energy-coupling factor ABC transporter permease → MHIEPGLLTGAKMALSYLTGTAALFGAARSVWTTLFVSERVVPAFAHFLRFLVRSVCAFAIAFAAFELLPHPAVGVSEVHLILGSTLFLLFGVAPAAVGLATALLVQGLFFAPYDLPQYFANVTTLLAPLFAVAAVAKRTIAPHTPYTDLRYRDVFRLSLTYQGGVVLWVAFWAFLGLGAQAWQQIATFGAAYLSVLVVEPALDLALLAAAKHAKPWLGEDTLFTARLHRAA, encoded by the coding sequence ATGCATATCGAACCTGGACTCTTGACCGGGGCCAAGATGGCCCTCTCCTACCTCACTGGCACGGCCGCACTCTTCGGCGCGGCGCGCTCTGTCTGGACGACGCTGTTCGTTTCCGAACGCGTGGTTCCGGCGTTTGCACACTTCCTGCGCTTTTTGGTGCGCAGCGTATGCGCGTTCGCGATCGCATTTGCGGCGTTCGAACTGCTGCCACACCCCGCGGTGGGCGTTTCCGAAGTGCACCTCATCTTGGGCAGCACGCTCTTCTTGCTCTTTGGCGTTGCCCCGGCAGCGGTCGGTTTGGCCACGGCGTTGCTCGTTCAGGGCCTCTTCTTCGCCCCGTACGATCTGCCGCAATATTTCGCGAACGTCACCACCCTTCTCGCCCCGCTCTTTGCCGTCGCGGCGGTCGCAAAACGGACCATCGCGCCGCACACCCCCTACACCGATTTGCGCTACCGTGACGTGTTTCGTCTCTCCCTCACGTACCAGGGTGGTGTGGTGCTGTGGGTCGCGTTCTGGGCCTTCCTGGGACTGGGTGCACAAGCGTGGCAGCAGATCGCGACCTTTGGTGCTGCCTATTTGAGCGTCTTGGTGGTCGAACCGGCGCTCGATTTGGCGCTCCTTGCCGCAGCGAAACACGCCAAACCGTGGCTCGGCGAAGACACGCTCTTTACCGCTCGTCTGCATCGCGCCGCGTAA
- a CDS encoding MotA/TolQ/ExbB proton channel family protein yields MSLTWQTLVPHPFLTRLDAIGWTVLATLIGLLFAAVGVIGARVWLAWRESPLATAFRTAFAQIDTLADFAALVNRPEATCHPFGRIAAAACAAWTTSERRAPLHRSEWLYRALQTQLEREVAEREWGLTLLATAANTAPYIGLFGTVWSIYHALTAIAISGEASLTAVAGPVGEALIMTAIGLAVAIPAAIAHNLFVRHNRLVIPELEAFAHECYLLLTAENEENAPRTP; encoded by the coding sequence ATGTCGCTCACCTGGCAAACCCTTGTTCCCCACCCTTTTCTGACGCGCCTCGACGCGATCGGTTGGACGGTCCTCGCCACGCTGATCGGACTCTTGTTCGCCGCTGTCGGCGTGATCGGTGCCCGCGTCTGGTTGGCGTGGCGCGAAAGTCCGCTTGCCACGGCGTTTCGCACCGCGTTTGCGCAAATCGACACCCTGGCCGACTTCGCCGCATTGGTGAATCGACCAGAGGCTACCTGCCATCCCTTCGGGCGGATTGCCGCTGCGGCGTGCGCGGCATGGACAACCTCAGAGCGACGCGCGCCGTTACACCGCAGCGAGTGGCTCTATCGCGCGCTCCAAACGCAGCTCGAACGCGAAGTGGCCGAACGGGAGTGGGGCCTGACCCTTCTTGCCACCGCAGCCAACACCGCCCCCTATATCGGCCTTTTCGGTACCGTCTGGAGCATCTACCACGCCTTGACCGCGATCGCGATCTCCGGCGAAGCGTCCCTCACCGCCGTTGCCGGTCCGGTTGGCGAAGCGCTCATCATGACCGCGATCGGGCTTGCGGTCGCGATTCCCGCTGCGATCGCGCATAACCTCTTCGTGCGCCACAACCGCCTGGTGATTCCCGAACTCGAAGCGTTCGCGCACGAGTGCTACCTGCTCCTCACCGCAGAAAACGAAGAGAACGCGCCCCGAACGCCATGA
- a CDS encoding energy transducer TonB, producing the protein MASKESAAHEARFAPVPNATPPATANRKQRPHRTQPARNVAPAQNLIPKETPEPKQNPKPKPTPTPKPTPRAPSPAPHPRPPEPIAARDSAFADSRAATALSPPNVLSAPLAHASARPAAPEPSSIELKVLCHHRPPPLYPFIARRMGIEGTVTVQVTLDAQGTIVAAEIDPPRSTTRHPALTAAALDAVRQWRCTLPTAWRVGTVTVWQPFRFQLTGAP; encoded by the coding sequence ATGGCTTCTAAGGAATCTGCAGCCCACGAAGCGCGCTTTGCGCCAGTTCCGAATGCGACCCCACCGGCTACAGCGAACAGAAAGCAGCGGCCGCACCGCACCCAACCGGCACGAAACGTAGCCCCAGCGCAAAACCTGATACCGAAAGAGACACCAGAGCCCAAACAAAACCCCAAACCCAAACCTACCCCCACACCAAAACCCACACCGAGAGCGCCATCCCCGGCACCGCACCCTCGCCCTCCCGAACCCATCGCGGCGCGGGATAGCGCTTTCGCAGACAGCCGTGCGGCAACCGCCTTGTCGCCTCCCAACGTTCTTTCCGCTCCTTTGGCCCACGCGTCGGCACGCCCCGCTGCGCCGGAACCTTCCTCGATCGAGCTCAAAGTCCTCTGCCATCATCGTCCACCACCGCTGTACCCATTCATTGCACGACGGATGGGAATCGAAGGCACGGTCACCGTCCAGGTCACCCTCGATGCCCAGGGAACGATCGTGGCGGCGGAAATCGACCCGCCCCGCTCGACCACCCGCCATCCCGCGCTCACGGCCGCTGCGCTTGACGCCGTGCGGCAATGGCGATGCACCTTGCCAACGGCCTGGCGCGTGGGTACCGTTACGGTTTGGCAACCGTTCCGTTTCCAACTGACCGGCGCGCCATGA
- the cobM gene encoding precorrin-4 C(11)-methyltransferase has product MSLPPLSPCPGTVWFVGAGPGDPELITVKGQRLLSEAGAVLYAGSLVDEAVARYAPQSAEIADSKGMTLEAIAEWLTTRAQRHATVVRLQTGDPTLYGALTEMARLLDAAGVPWRAVPGVSSAFAAAAAAGESLTLPEVTQTVILTRAEGRTPMPPRERLEALAAHQATVCLFLSITLTREIERAFLAAGWAPESPVLVVHKASWPQERIVRTTLSELSTACRAAKIVSQAMIIVSPALGARQWDAAPRSKLYDPTFTHRFRRADKAPEKPNGGAS; this is encoded by the coding sequence GTGTCTTTGCCACCGCTTAGCCCCTGCCCCGGCACCGTCTGGTTCGTCGGGGCGGGCCCTGGCGACCCAGAACTCATTACCGTCAAAGGGCAGCGGCTGCTCAGTGAAGCCGGCGCGGTGCTCTACGCCGGTTCGCTCGTCGACGAGGCGGTCGCGCGCTACGCACCGCAGTCGGCCGAAATTGCCGATTCGAAAGGTATGACGCTCGAGGCGATCGCCGAGTGGCTGACCACACGGGCGCAACGCCACGCTACCGTGGTGCGGCTCCAAACAGGGGATCCCACGCTCTACGGCGCACTCACCGAAATGGCGCGGCTGCTCGACGCAGCAGGTGTCCCATGGCGCGCGGTGCCAGGCGTTTCGTCGGCGTTTGCCGCTGCCGCGGCAGCCGGTGAATCCCTCACGCTGCCAGAGGTCACCCAGACGGTGATCTTGACCCGTGCGGAAGGACGAACCCCGATGCCGCCGCGCGAACGGCTCGAGGCGCTCGCCGCGCACCAAGCCACGGTCTGTCTCTTTCTGTCGATCACACTGACGCGGGAAATCGAACGCGCCTTCCTTGCCGCCGGCTGGGCGCCGGAGAGCCCGGTGCTGGTGGTCCACAAAGCGTCATGGCCGCAAGAGCGGATCGTCCGCACCACCTTGTCCGAACTCAGCACCGCTTGCCGCGCCGCAAAGATCGTCTCGCAAGCGATGATCATCGTTTCGCCAGCGCTCGGTGCGCGACAATGGGACGCTGCCCCCCGCAGTAAGCTCTACGACCCAACCTTCACCCACCGCTTTCGTCGTGCAGACAAGGCACCCGAAAAACCCAACGGAGGAGCGTCGTGA
- a CDS encoding DUF2946 family protein: MNRRNAALLVALWWCLTAFFPLVSWEVRAQRSFSDVCSLVSDAADAAAGKAPSQAPPAAHDHHDPFAACGYCLLATTHPGIASPWAAPWGWVVTVAALPVAFASVFADAIAHRLPPVRAPPR; this comes from the coding sequence ATGAACCGTCGAAACGCTGCGCTGTTGGTTGCCTTGTGGTGGTGTCTGACTGCGTTCTTCCCGCTGGTGTCGTGGGAAGTGCGGGCGCAGCGCAGTTTTTCCGACGTTTGCTCCTTAGTCAGTGACGCTGCCGATGCCGCGGCAGGGAAGGCGCCATCCCAGGCGCCTCCTGCGGCACACGACCATCACGATCCCTTCGCGGCGTGCGGTTACTGTCTTCTTGCAACGACCCACCCGGGCATTGCGTCGCCATGGGCCGCGCCATGGGGGTGGGTTGTCACCGTCGCGGCGCTGCCCGTCGCCTTTGCTTCCGTTTTTGCCGATGCCATCGCGCATCGTCTCCCTCCGGTGCGCGCGCCGCCCCGCTGA
- a CDS encoding ExbD/TolR family protein has translation MKQYPLPFLTVKSRTTVNPTIHIVPLVDVLLVLLVILLVTAPALLHTVRTKLPHAAAEPATPPRETVTLTLTASGTLLWNGEPLPRDALPERLAALVTDAHDAAPPPVLLAVERTVPFEAAAQLMVALTQAGITDARFLLDPASP, from the coding sequence ATGAAACAATACCCATTGCCGTTCCTCACCGTGAAGAGTCGCACCACGGTGAACCCGACGATCCATATCGTCCCACTCGTCGATGTGCTCCTCGTGCTCCTCGTGATCCTGCTCGTCACCGCGCCCGCCCTGTTACACACAGTCCGTACGAAACTGCCCCACGCCGCTGCCGAACCGGCAACGCCACCGCGCGAAACGGTCACTTTGACCCTGACCGCGTCGGGTACGCTGCTCTGGAATGGTGAGCCGCTCCCCCGTGACGCACTGCCAGAGCGGCTAGCAGCGCTCGTTACCGACGCCCACGATGCTGCGCCACCCCCGGTGCTGCTTGCGGTGGAACGCACGGTGCCGTTCGAAGCCGCGGCGCAACTGATGGTGGCGCTCACCCAAGCGGGGATCACGGACGCACGGTTTTTGCTCGATCCCGCCTCTCCTTGA
- a CDS encoding SCO family protein — MGRFIGALRRIIWVLLCAVVLSACSDRASFHAQEITGAEFGRDFALPDTEGQVRRLADFRGEVVALYFGFIQCPDVCPTALARAVEVKRLLGAQGERFRVVFITVDPERDRPGVVRAYLDAFDPTFVGLIPPDAATLEATAKAFRVFYRKVPTGASYTMDHTATTFVYDPKGKLRLAVPHAMGATQFAEDVARLLAEAP; from the coding sequence ATGGGACGTTTCATCGGCGCTTTGCGCCGTATCATCTGGGTGTTGTTATGTGCGGTAGTGCTCTCCGCCTGTTCGGATCGAGCGTCGTTTCACGCGCAAGAGATCACTGGCGCCGAATTTGGGCGCGATTTCGCGTTGCCGGATACCGAAGGGCAAGTTCGCCGCCTTGCCGATTTCCGTGGTGAGGTGGTCGCGCTCTATTTCGGTTTCATTCAATGTCCGGACGTCTGCCCAACGGCGCTTGCGCGTGCCGTCGAGGTGAAACGCCTTTTGGGCGCGCAGGGCGAGCGTTTTCGCGTGGTGTTCATCACTGTCGATCCCGAACGCGACAGACCCGGGGTGGTTCGTGCGTACTTGGACGCGTTCGATCCGACGTTCGTCGGGTTGATTCCGCCCGATGCAGCGACGCTCGAAGCCACCGCGAAGGCGTTCCGTGTCTTTTACCGCAAGGTGCCTACGGGTGCGAGCTATACGATGGACCACACGGCAACCACGTTCGTTTACGACCCGAAAGGGAAATTGCGCTTGGCCGTGCCGCATGCGATGGGTGCGACGCAGTTCGCTGAGGACGTCGCGCGGCTCTTGGCCGAAGCGCCGTGA